In one Mucilaginibacter ginsenosidivorax genomic region, the following are encoded:
- a CDS encoding ATP-binding cassette domain-containing protein, which produces MSIRVEALTKVYGEQKAVDSISFTAQTGVLGFLGPNGAGKSTTMKILTGFIPQTSGSASVCGFDVVTQSLDVRRHIGYLPESNPLYLDMYVKESLAFIAGIHKMAQPEARIAGVIEQTGLGPEQHKKIGQLSKGYRQRVGLAQAILHNPDVLILDEPTSGLDPNQLIGIRQLITDLGKTKTIILSTHIMQEVEAVCDKVIIINKGKIVADDTLQGLRAGNNNKTLEKIFISLTN; this is translated from the coding sequence ATGAGTATCCGGGTAGAAGCATTGACAAAAGTTTACGGCGAGCAAAAGGCAGTTGATAGCATCAGCTTTACTGCCCAAACAGGTGTGCTGGGTTTTTTGGGGCCTAACGGAGCCGGTAAATCAACCACCATGAAGATACTTACCGGCTTTATACCCCAAACATCGGGCTCGGCATCGGTTTGCGGGTTCGATGTGGTAACGCAATCGTTAGATGTGCGCAGGCATATTGGCTACCTGCCCGAGAGCAACCCGCTATACCTGGATATGTACGTGAAGGAATCATTGGCCTTTATTGCAGGCATCCACAAAATGGCCCAACCCGAAGCCCGCATTGCCGGAGTGATTGAGCAAACCGGCCTTGGCCCCGAGCAGCATAAAAAAATTGGGCAGCTATCTAAAGGTTACCGGCAGCGTGTTGGCCTTGCTCAGGCTATATTGCACAACCCCGATGTGCTTATTTTAGATGAGCCCACCTCGGGGCTGGATCCTAACCAGCTGATAGGCATCCGCCAGTTAATTACCGATTTGGGCAAAACCAAAACCATCATCCTATCTACCCATATTATGCAGGAGGTAGAAGCAGTGTGTGATAAGGTGATTATTATTAATAAAGGTAAAATAGTTGCCGATGATACACTGCAGGGTTTGCGGGCCGGTAACAACAATAAAACGCTCGAGAAAATTTTTATCAGCCTTACCAATTAA
- a CDS encoding ferredoxin reductase domain-containing protein, whose protein sequence is METSVKIISTRYVTHNVKQFRLEKPAGFTFTPGQATELSVNQPGWKDKKNPFTFTGLITDPYLEFTIKIYPDSAEGVTNQLSKLAVGDHLILRDAWGAIEYKGPGYFIAGGAGITPFIAILRDLNQKGKMAGNKLFFSNKTDKDIILADELKSMLGPDAVFLISSQKDSVYDTRRIDEAFLKAEVSDFTKHFYVCGPDAMVEQINGILTSMGADADSVVFER, encoded by the coding sequence ATGGAAACCTCAGTAAAAATCATATCAACCCGGTATGTAACCCATAATGTAAAACAGTTCAGGCTTGAGAAACCTGCGGGTTTTACTTTTACACCGGGGCAGGCCACTGAACTCTCTGTAAACCAACCCGGCTGGAAAGACAAGAAAAACCCCTTTACCTTCACCGGCCTTATTACCGACCCTTACCTGGAGTTTACCATTAAAATATACCCGGATAGTGCCGAAGGCGTAACCAACCAGTTAAGTAAATTAGCCGTAGGCGACCACCTGATATTGCGCGATGCCTGGGGCGCTATTGAATACAAAGGCCCCGGTTACTTTATAGCGGGTGGCGCAGGCATTACCCCGTTTATTGCCATTTTAAGAGATTTGAACCAGAAAGGAAAAATGGCAGGCAATAAGCTGTTTTTTAGTAATAAAACTGATAAGGATATTATTTTGGCCGATGAACTGAAAAGCATGCTTGGCCCCGATGCTGTATTTTTAATAAGCAGCCAAAAGGATAGCGTTTATGACACCCGCCGTATAGATGAAGCCTTTTTAAAGGCGGAAGTAAGCGATTTTACCAAACACTTTTACGTTTGTGGCCCCGATGCGATGGTGGAGCAAATTAACGGTATTTTAACCAGCATGGGTGCAGATGCTGATTCGGTGGTGTTTGAGCGGTAG
- a CDS encoding retropepsin-like aspartic protease encodes MNKLIFTLAFILTGASAFAQTFTFNQGGPTVKNYYTELPYQNIYGKLVVTVELGGSKHRFLFDTGAPVALSKQLAAQINAKTMHVGVINDANGAADSTTIVGIDDIRLGDVIFSGIPALVLLPDMYKCWNVEGVVGSNMLRNSIVSIVADRQVIIITDEPDKLILNKKYSVPLVLDANNNHQSDPVIKVFINKVSAFMAFDSGQSAFMRFTDDYMNQLSKLNACQVVDKGYGASQIGAFGLQANADKFLVGVASLNIGRARFDNITAETNKTGNSAFGTKLLDYGNVTLDFIHGKFYFDPRTETTNLAEKHWPFSPTMQGNKLVVGVVWQKGASLVKPGEQITAINGKDYSEVSLCDMLNNKPPLAGYETGTITIKDAGGQLRNVQIVKE; translated from the coding sequence ATGAACAAACTCATTTTTACGCTGGCATTTATCCTTACCGGCGCATCGGCATTTGCACAAACGTTTACGTTTAACCAGGGTGGCCCAACCGTTAAAAACTATTATACCGAACTGCCTTATCAAAACATTTATGGCAAACTGGTGGTAACTGTTGAACTGGGTGGCAGCAAACACCGCTTTTTGTTTGATACCGGGGCACCCGTAGCATTAAGCAAACAACTTGCGGCCCAAATAAATGCCAAAACCATGCATGTTGGTGTAATAAACGATGCCAATGGTGCGGCCGACTCCACCACCATCGTCGGCATTGATGATATCAGGCTGGGCGATGTAATCTTTAGCGGCATCCCGGCGCTTGTGTTACTGCCAGATATGTATAAGTGCTGGAATGTTGAGGGGGTGGTGGGCAGCAATATGCTTCGCAATTCAATTGTAAGTATAGTAGCCGACAGGCAGGTGATTATTATTACAGACGAGCCCGACAAACTGATCTTGAACAAAAAGTATAGCGTACCGCTGGTGCTTGATGCCAATAACAACCACCAAAGCGACCCGGTTATAAAGGTATTTATAAATAAGGTAAGCGCGTTTATGGCTTTTGACAGTGGCCAAAGCGCATTTATGCGCTTCACCGACGATTACATGAACCAACTTAGTAAGCTAAACGCCTGCCAGGTAGTTGATAAAGGTTATGGTGCCAGCCAGATTGGAGCGTTTGGTTTGCAGGCCAATGCCGATAAATTCCTGGTGGGCGTTGCATCGCTAAACATAGGCCGCGCCCGTTTTGATAATATAACTGCCGAAACCAACAAAACCGGCAATTCGGCCTTTGGCACTAAACTGTTGGATTATGGTAACGTCACCCTCGATTTTATACATGGCAAGTTTTACTTTGATCCCCGTACGGAAACCACCAATCTCGCCGAAAAGCATTGGCCCTTTTCTCCCACTATGCAGGGCAACAAACTGGTAGTTGGTGTGGTATGGCAAAAAGGCGCAAGCCTGGTTAAGCCCGGCGAACAGATTACCGCTATTAACGGCAAAGATTATTCGGAAGTGAGCCTGTGCGATATGTTAAATAACAAACCGCCCCTTGCCGGTTATGAAACAGGCACCATAACCATAAAAGATGCCGGCGGCCAGCTACGCAATGTACAAATAGTGAAGGAGTAG